TCGAGGCCATCAGCCGTCTCGTGGGAGGAGCGTCAGTCAATACGCTCTGAAGTCAGGGCCAAGGACACCGAGCTGAGAGATACACTCTCACACCCACCGAACACGGGTTAGAGGAAGAGGCCACTGACAAGCCCCATCGTGAACGAAAGTTCACGAGCCTCTGAGGTCTCCTCAGAGACATCGCAAATCTAAGATTTGCGAGCAGTCAGAAGCGGAGCTTCTGACGACACCCTCAACGAGCGAACCGTGTTACGCGGTGAGCGAAGTAGGGTGGGGTAGTTGACTCTCTTTATCAGTAAAGAGGGGTGTTAACTTTGGAGCATAGCATTGTGGAGAGCGGCGAAGGCTGTGAGCCAACTTCGAGTTGATTCTCGACTGCTGTAGTGGGGAAACCGGTGTCTGAACAGCATGGTTCGGTATTTCAGCACACCGAACCATGCTTCGATGAGTGACCGATCACCCCATGTTTCTCGCTTGGGTTCACATTCGAGAAGTTCAAGCGGCCAATCGTACCATCCGCCGCGGTCAGCCAGCACTACCGGCTGACCGCGGCAGTACTTCAGTGCCCTTTTGAGAAACAGTAACGCATCGAGACTCGAGCGGCCAGGCGAGACATCAACATGGAGGACTTCAAACGTCTCCACGTCGACAGCTGCCCAGACATACACCTCTTCATCCTCAATTTCGAGTTTGGTCTCATCGACCGCGACCGCTTGCCGGCGGTCGCGGTCGGGTTCAAAAAGGTGTTTGAGACGGTGATACCAGTCGTGGACAGCGACGTGACACACATCAACGAACGGTTCGATGCGTCGGTACGACAAGCCGGCGTGATATAGAAACCCAGCGAGGACACGCTGCTCTGTCGGCGTGTCTTCGCGGAAAAATATTTCTTCTTCCCGCACTTGCTCTAACACGTGGTCGAGCATTTCTGATCACTCAACCAGAACTAGCTTGACCACGCTTTTTACAGCTTTGCTAACGTTAACACCCCCATAGCGCGGCTCTAGTCAACAACCCCGCCCTACTGCGTCCTCAGAACGCGAAGCGTTCTGATGTGCGAACGAATCGCTACGCGATTCGTTAACGCTTCTTGTCCACTTGCGCGGACTGCGATGTGTTGAAAATCGGAGATTTTCATACGTATGCGAATCAGAGATTCGCAACACTCCTTGAGGACGTCCCGAGAGCTTTGCTCTCGCGGGCTCAGAAATCTGAGATTTCTGAACGGGGACTCCGCCTGCTCAAGTTGAATCCTTAGACTTTCTCTCGTCTTCGAGTACGCCGACATCCACGAGTCAAGCTCAAGAGCCGTGTTCTGAGGGATCGAGAAGTATGTCGACGAACTCCTCTGCGCCGTTTTCGTATTCGGGGCTCTCGACCTCTCCGTTACAGCATCTTTCGACTGCCTCAAGTACCTCTTCGACGTTGTCCGCCTTTATGACTCCCTCAGTGTCTTTCATCTCGGCTTTTTCCGCGAGGCTTTTCTGGAAAGGCAGGAAAGGATAGACGATACACGGCGTGCCTCCGACGACTGTGTCGGCTATCGAAGAGTAACCCGTACAGACCACACAGCTCGCGGCTTCGGTGTGAGGGGTCATCGAGGGCTGTATCTCCCAGTCGTCGGAGCCCACCATCTTGACTTCGAGACCCTTTTCTTCGAGTCTCTGTCTTATTTCGTCGAAGTCCTCGCCGTGAGTCCCCGGATTGAGAAGGACATCGTACTCGTCGACCTCCCTGTCACCTTCCTGGGCGAGAGGTTTTACGAACTCGAATCCCTCAGGTGATTCTTCGTCGTTCCAGAGTGTAGTTACTATTATCTTCTCACAGAATGCGAGCGAGGCTCTGTCGTATATCCGTAAGAGGACATCCCACTGGAGATCCAACATCCCCGGAGTGAGATGGTCGATCCTGTAGAAATCGACCCCCTGTGCGACAGCCGCTACACCCGCGAAGACATCGTCGGTCACGAGTAAGTCGGGATCTTCCTCCTTGAGCCAGCGGTGGATCTCTCTGAGACGCCGTACCGAGGACGGAGCGAGGTCGAAAAGACTGTGTTTCAGAAAAGAAAGCGGACTGTCACCTTTGACAGCAACCGTCGTCAGGTCGGGGTGTTCGAATCCGTTCATCTCTACAAAGGGTTTCCCCTGTCCACCGCCTGCGACAGTAACCTCAATCCCACGGGATTCAAGCTCCTTGGCAACGGGGATGCTCCTGGCTGCGTGTCCCGCGCCGTCGCACCAGTAGACGATTGCCCCCTTCTCGACCATACTGTGTACTTTTATACTCGACGAATAAATACAACTACCGGTTTGGCGAGGGGAACCGAAGTTAATAAGTGTCGACTGAGTCCCTAATAAAGTATGTGGGAATCTGGTTCGGAGAGGAGAAACGTCGTCTTTCTCGTTCTCGATTCACTCCGGAAGGACAGGGTTTCCCCGTATAACGAAGATATCGACTTCACGGAAAACTTAGAGGAGATCGCTGACTCCTCAGTCGTCTTCGAGGACGCCATCACACAGGCTCCATGGACTCTACCTTCACACGCCTCGATATTCACGGGAGAGTACCCGTGGAACCACGGGACGACTCACGCGAGAAGCTACTTCCCGTCTGATGAGTCAACGTTCGTATCCGAGTTCAGTGAGGCGGGGTACACGACCGCCGCGATCACGCCGAACGTCTGGATCACACCCCACAAGGGGATGACACGTGACTTCGAGTACGTCGAGAACTTCCTCGGAAAGGCAGACAGCCGTCTGAGTGTCACTCTGTCACGTCTCGGGACAAAGGCATACCACAGCCTCGACGACGTGACGCGCCGCGTTCTGGGAAGACAGATAGACCGTCTTTTCAGGCTCTTCGATGTCGACGACTCGTGTAAGTCCGAGGAGACCATCCGGGAGGTCGAAAGATACATCGACCGACGCAGTCCCGACGAGGACTTCTTCCTGTATGTAAATCTGATGGAGCCCCACGAGCCTTACCGTCCGCCCCAGAAGTACAAGAAAAGACACGGAGTCGACGAGGACGCGAACATACCTCACAGGCAGAAAGACGTCTTCACAGAGGAGATCGACTTCGATGCACTCCGGAGTGTCTACGACGCCTCTGTGGAGTACACCGACGACCTCGTGGGACGGATAGTCGAGTCGCTCCGACGCAACGACCTCGATGACGATACCGTGGTATTTGTTCTCTCAGATCACGGGCAGGCACTCGGAGACGGGGGTGGATTCGGTCACCAGTTCACAGTTTCCGAGTCCGTCATAAACACCGTACTCATGGTCGACCATCCCGACCTTCCGTCGGGCAGAGAAGACCGCACGTTCGAACTCAGAAATCTCAGCCGACTCGTCCCACATTACGCCGGAATCGCACCTCATCCCGACGG
This genomic stretch from Candidatus Afararchaeum irisae harbors:
- a CDS encoding sulfatase-like hydrolase/transferase, with translation MWESGSERRNVVFLVLDSLRKDRVSPYNEDIDFTENLEEIADSSVVFEDAITQAPWTLPSHASIFTGEYPWNHGTTHARSYFPSDESTFVSEFSEAGYTTAAITPNVWITPHKGMTRDFEYVENFLGKADSRLSVTLSRLGTKAYHSLDDVTRRVLGRQIDRLFRLFDVDDSCKSEETIREVERYIDRRSPDEDFFLYVNLMEPHEPYRPPQKYKKRHGVDEDANIPHRQKDVFTEEIDFDALRSVYDASVEYTDDLVGRIVESLRRNDLDDDTVVFVLSDHGQALGDGGGFGHQFTVSESVINTVLMVDHPDLPSGREDRTFELRNLSRLVPHYAGIAPHPDGVFSDVAKGGLEFPENFTGYIPKDRWNEYYRKYRYAKSDSEKVVKSVGEDGETRYEAYDLETGEEIRVPSDLADELKGTDIDVDVSEDSESDGDEPETDEAVERRLESLGYN